The Neoarius graeffei isolate fNeoGra1 chromosome 1, fNeoGra1.pri, whole genome shotgun sequence region CTCAACGTCTTCAAGCCCGTTTTTACGAAAACCAAGAACCAGAATAAAACCAGATCCCTGCTCTCATATTCCTTTATCTCAAAGAAAACATGGTGCAAATATACAAAACAGTAGTCTTCTACAGGAAGATACTTTTCATAAGTCACACAAACAACAATTACAATCCTACACACTTATTTTAGGCTTAACAGAACTGTTATTACTACGGTTTGATGCAAGTGCCAGTGTGTGGCCTGTTCAACTACACTGCCGAGTCTTGTTTAGTGTTGTTGGGAGAAGAATTCTTTGCTCTTCTGGACATCAGGTTTGATCGTGTCCTTTCCAGGCTTCCATCCGGCTGGGCAAACTAGAAAACAATACAAGTGTTGATACCTCATTAATGACAAAATTAAACACTTGATACTTTTTTAAAATCTTATTAATACTCAGGAACAAAAACCTGGTCATTTCATGCACCATGTGGAAGAAGCCAAAGTGCACCCAAGCCAAATATAAAAAGATGGTGttctcaaaaataaaaataaaaaatcttgcGCACCATTGTGTGATTCAATACAGTCAAATTTGACACCTTTATGGAAATTAAAGCCACAATGgcaaccatcttttttttttttttttatatacagcAACTAGAGACAAGGATGTTCTAGTGTTACAGGCTAATATAGCAAGCCACTATCTTGGGGCCCAGGGGAAGCGTTCCACAAAATGCAAGTGAACATCTCATCAGGATGCAAACTGGGTCTTGGATTTCACGGAGATGAAACTTAAAATGGATTCGTGTCTCTTCACTTCAATACCCACCCTGGGTTTTCGTGCAAGAGGCATTTTAATTTCACATCATGTTTATTAAAGACTGCAGACAGGGTTGTGTTCCAATGTTTAGAGATTACCGGTCGCAGGCCAAGTCAGAAAGGATTAGAACTCCCTGTTAGCACTTGAACCTTCTTGCACGGATTTGTATTTGCaccaccactcaccttccccgtgtTTGTCAGTGAACTGAAAGGCCTGCACCAGACGCAGGGTCTCATCGATCGAGCGACCAACCGGCAGGTCATTAATGGTTATCTGCCTCAGGATGCCTTTATCATCAATGATGAAGAGGCCTCTGAGAAGAAAAATCAAAAATGAACTTGATTTACACAAAGCCCACCTTGATACCAAAGGTTCTGTGTTAAGGGACTTGCTATGCTCCATCCTCCCACAGACATTtcacaggccttttttttttttaaataaggaaCGAGATACATCAAGTCTGATAACATGCCGAGTTGAATTTTAAAGTAGTCTACGACACATGTAAATGTTGTTGCCCAAAGTCTTACATCAAGTCCTGAAAGGAGAAGATTAAAGTTGAACAAATAACGAGAGCAATTTTCTCACAAGAGCAGACCTGTATCTCCAGCTTATCTGATTCAGACACTTACTGTgccttttatttttaatttaagtgCAATACAGATTCAAAACAAAAATTGCACGTATATAATTTGACCTAACGATTTTGTAAAAAATATTTGCATTCAGTGGGGTTCAATTACAAAGATTTAGAGTCCAGTATAAATTGTTTTTAAACTGATATTTCCCACATCCCAGCCCCTGGCTCATCTTTGTTTCAACTGGTGGCTTACCAGTGACTGGACAAATCGCAATCGTGAACATTTCAGCAACATAACACACCTGTAAGCAATGCCTTCGTCCTCCTTCAGTACACCATAGTCTTGAGAGATGGATCGTTTGGTGTCTGCCACCAGCGGGACTTTCATATGTCCCAGGCCACCTTGCTTCCTGGGGGTGTTTATCCTGAAGAGATGGGCAGGAAAGCTTAACTGTGCTGTGATGCATCATCTAAGCAATTGTCAAACATTTGATCTTGCGTACTGAATCATGGCTCttcaggaaagagagagagaaagaaaaaaaaaaaaaaaaaacagatcgcAGGATCGCAAATCCTCACCAGGCCAGATGGCAGAAGTGGGAGTCCACAGACGCACCAATGACTTCGCAGTTGATCTTTTTGAACTCCTCTGCTGCGTCGCTGAAGGCGATGATCTCAGTGGGACACACGAAGGTGAAATCCAGAGGGTAGA contains the following coding sequences:
- the prdx1 gene encoding peroxiredoxin-1; translation: MSAGKAQIGKPAPDFTAKAVMPDGQFKDLKLSDYRGKYIVFFFYPLDFTFVCPTEIIAFSDAAEEFKKINCEVIGASVDSHFCHLAWINTPRKQGGLGHMKVPLVADTKRSISQDYGVLKEDEGIAYRGLFIIDDKGILRQITINDLPVGRSIDETLRLVQAFQFTDKHGEVCPAGWKPGKDTIKPDVQKSKEFFSQQH